The Gambusia affinis linkage group LG09, SWU_Gaff_1.0, whole genome shotgun sequence DNA window aagtgCGTGAGCTAGTTGGCCAAACAACATTTAGCAGCTGGGCATGAGCTGTCTTTCCTCTGCTTTCAGTGATATTGATTATGTGTCtgttgttatatatatatatatatatatatatatatatatatatatatatatatatatatatatatatatatatatatatttatatataaatatttatatatatagttacTGATTTATTGCTCAGCCAttaacttcaatatattttgggggttttcatgcgacagaccaacacaaggtTGAACAGAGCTGTGTTGTACAAAAAGGACAATCTAGAACCCGGTTTGATAGCCAGCAGAACTTTGTCTCTCTCCATTCCTTCTGACAAAATAACTGAAGCGCTGGCAGATTGCATGGAGGTTTTCTTCTAGCTTATAAATTGTGGCGTACTTATACTTACAACAGGAACGTCTAGTTTATATATTcaggaattagaacaaacttagaatccagggAAACTTATTAGTTTATCTCTAGAAACTGCTAATTACTTTAGCTCAACAttatccgtccatccatccattttctgtaggctgacaggaagggggggaggagacatgcggcaaatgtcgttgggtccgggaatcgaacccgtgacggccgcgtcaagtACTCAAGGcttccaaatgtgggtcgcgctatcccctacgccaccacagcagcCCAGATTCTATGTTACTTGAGCAGCCCTTTTACCAAACACGTTTTTATGttcttggacggctactttttacttttacttgagtgaaaaatatgttgaagtagttctCCTCTTACGGGAGCACAGTTTTTGGTTACTCTACCTAAATCTGCCCTTCGCTATAAAGCTTGGTATTTAGTTTTATAACTAAATTTGGCTTTAAACTTCCCCACAAATTTCCCTGTGAACTGTTCACTAATCTTCAGATGCCGTTTGCTGGTTATTTTAAAGGAACAGTTGAATTTACGCTGAAAtgaatccacacacacacgagtGGATTTTACTTAATAATCAGGTTACTTCTGAAAGCACGTGACGGACTGAAAAACTATCCactcttctctttttgttgtgtatttctgaaaagtgcTCTGAAACCCACTTCTACCTGTTCTTGTACTTCACAATCATTTGccgctttgtgttggtctgccaCATGACATCCCACCAAAAGACTCCCAGGTTTGTGGTTACAACGTGACTAAATTGAGAAAAAAGCTCAAGCGTTATGATGCCAGTTTAAGAAGAGCAGAAAGTCACGAGATGATTTTTGTTGGGTTTCTAAAAGTATCGGTGTGATTCATGCTCTTTCTGTTTCAGGTGTGCATCAGCGTGCAGAGATACAGGTTCCTCCTCAAGCCGTTCACCGCCCGCAACTGGCGGCGTCGCTACGACCTGCTCATCAGCATGGCGGTGTGGGTGTTTGTCGCTGTCGGTTGCTTGCCTTTTATTCTGATGAGGAGCAGCGGGAGCGGCAACGCCAGCGAGAGCCTCGCCCCGCACACCTCCGCCCCCGCCATGCCGTTGAGCACGACATGCACTCCAAACGCCAGCGCCGCATCCAGCAACGGCAGCTGCTTCAAAGACCTGCCCATGCGGAAGATCTCCGTCCCGCTGGCCGTCAGCCTGATCAGCATGTGCGAGCTGTTTGGATTCCTGATCCCTCTCGCCTGCATCAGCTACTCCTCCATCCGCATAGCCTGGTCTCTCAACCACAGTCAGCCCCAGAACCGGCAGGACTCCGTCGCTCCCGGCTCTTCGATGCGCAGCAGACTCCAGTCCTTCACTTCCAACGGCCACCCAGACAAAAGCCACGAAAAGCCCGCCAACAGCGGCGAGAAGCGGCGGGCCCTGCAGATGGTCCTGAGCTGCTCGGCTCTTTTCCTGCTCTGCTTCGCCCCGTACCACATCAACTTCGTGCTCTACATGATGGTCTCGCAGAGGGTTGTCGTACACTGCGCCACCGTGCTGGCTGTCAAACAGTTTCACCCCATTTCCCTCTGCTTGGCGAGCATGAGCTGCTGCCTGAACCCTCTGCTGTATTACTTCCTGAACGCCGAATTCAGAATGCACCTCAAGCGCACCTCATCCTTCTCCAACTCGATCCTGTCCTCGCCAAGCTCCCCGAGAGACTGTCCGACGCAAGCCAAGCTGCTGAGGATGGAGAGCACCTGTTCCAATTAGCATCGCAGAGAGAAGATCCCACTgggccttgcaaaagtattcatactgcCTCTTGAACTCTTTCACATGTGTTTTGGTCACAGACTTAATTGTCTATTTCTgtgtctttctctttttgagAAAACACAAGTGcgtaattgtaaagtggaaccATCTGTGGACACCAGTCTTGCCAGATATTCTCAATTGGATTGACTTTTCCACTTTGATTGGGTCGTTCTCATAAACAAGGTTTAAGCTAACCCAATCCGCTGCTGTCTGAGTCTCTGAAGGGacagtgttttgtaaaattgactttgtgaagctttatatcatgttacaATGCCTCGTCGAAAATATACCTGGAGAGTGTCGCCTTGattcttttattcatgtttgagaaatcctttaatctgcAATGGCAACCATTTGTGGTTACCAAAACATTTGTTCTCACCAAGCGCCGTCTTCCACatagctccttcagactagtgaCAGCAGCCATTAGTGAACACCTGTGAAAGTTATTATATGAACTCTCTCAGTCCAGCAGCTGAAGGACGTTGTTAAGGGCTTAACATAGAAACTTTGTTGCGATGACATAATGAAGGAAGAGCGTGGAAAAGAGCAGGaccttcttaaagagacggaggcccaaTCTCAAAgcgttaaattgcaaagtcaattCTTTTTTAGTCATGTGTGATTATGTACAcatttcataacaactgaatgtGACATAGTTACTAgattgtgctgtaaaaagtCACTATGTGCCTGaacacataacactgcccctttagcAGGTTGGTGCCGTCCATCTTTTCAACCGTTCCAATTGGCTGTCCAGTTTCTGATGAGTGAATGTCTTcccacagcatggtgctgccTCTCCCATGTTTCACCAAGGGAATGATTCGTTCAGGCCAATCTCCAGTTTTAGCTTTCCAACACAGATTATGCTTGCTTGTAGGccagaaagttacattttgggggtttttctgACCGGACCACATCTTTACTGTGTCCCGTCCTCAACCCTGCTCAACAAGTCCTGCTGTCCTGCATGTCCACATTTCCCCACAGTCACAACCCAGAGGGACATCTGAACATATCAAGACCGTGGGTCATCTATCCTACAGTAGGAGACTACCGCCCTTCTTGGCTTGTggcaaaaagtaaaagaaacttCCAATAGCTCATGCCACTCTTCCATGAACGTTGCATATTTAAGAACCTATTCAGTCAACACGTTATCctacctgagctgtggatctgtGAAGCTCCTCTAGAGTTACCATGAGCCCATTGGCTGCGTCTCTTGATTAAAGTTCTCTTTTGTCCGTTTAAGACGCCCACGTCTTGCCTCCCTTGCGGTTTTGCAATATTCCACcctgtttttctagaaaatgatTTGAACTCTATGAGATCTTCTGGATCTTAACCCAGCTTCAAACCTATCCACAAGTATCTGCTTGAATTATGTGGTTGTGTTTAGGGATGCACGATATTATTGGCATGGAATCGGTATTGGACGATGTTAACTGTAAAATTTAACATCAGCCAATCCATCAAAAATAACTCACCGATATAATAAGCGTTGCTTTTATAAAACAGACCAGTGACAGCGACGCCTGCAGCACAACTTCATAAACCGTTCGGTATTAATGCACGACTGATGTGCTTTTCACTTGCTGCTTGTGAACAGGTTGAGTTTAGTTTTGTGAAGATTGACAAACTTGCACTGTTTGAGGCGTTGTCATTGTCCGGAAGATAAtgtcatgaataaatttgacataaaaacaatgcTAGTTGGAAGTGTTGCATGATATTCAGCCTCACTCTAGAATTTGCATTCAATAGCAGGCTAAATTGGCAAAgataacaacaaagaaaaaaacggAAATCGACCAAAAACCCGTCCCTACTTGTGTTCCTTAATCTTCATGAAGCTGTTCGTTATCTGAATAACACCTGACTGGTTccactggtttttattttggggcATCACAGAAAGAACTCTGAAAGCATACAATCTACACACATTCGCTtgaaaaaaatagacttttccttccactttacatcaacacacagctaaaaCAAATCAATACGCCGACGTCTGTGACTGTATGAAAAACATTCTGCGGCACAAAACCTTTTGCAAGACTCTGCTGCCTTCATTCAGGTGATATTTAAGCTGAACTGAACT harbors:
- the p2ry10 gene encoding putative P2Y purinoceptor 10; the encoded protein is MTVNETGPTDGFSSNLYDPSCNHDLSCWEQTMDKMYTYFYLLLFVPGLFLNTTALWVLCKHFSKKTKAVIFMINLAFADLVHVLSLPLRIYYYFTHSWPFGKGICLLCFYLKYLNMYAAIFFLVCISVQRYRFLLKPFTARNWRRRYDLLISMAVWVFVAVGCLPFILMRSSGSGNASESLAPHTSAPAMPLSTTCTPNASAASSNGSCFKDLPMRKISVPLAVSLISMCELFGFLIPLACISYSSIRIAWSLNHSQPQNRQDSVAPGSSMRSRLQSFTSNGHPDKSHEKPANSGEKRRALQMVLSCSALFLLCFAPYHINFVLYMMVSQRVVVHCATVLAVKQFHPISLCLASMSCCLNPLLYYFLNAEFRMHLKRTSSFSNSILSSPSSPRDCPTQAKLLRMESTCSN